Proteins from a genomic interval of Chitinophagales bacterium:
- a CDS encoding ABC transporter ATP-binding protein has product MKNLLHLNKYLFKYRWRLLLGILFVALSNVFGVLPPQVIRHAFNLVKENIEYYQLYNGFELQSSFYRVFSSAVIFFALAVLLLAVMKGIFMFFMRQTMIVMSRLIEYDFRNEIYEHYQKLTTAFYKRHRTGDMMSRITEDVNRVRMYLGPALMYSVNLTVLIVIVVGTMLQVNVELTLYALIPLPILSISIYYVNNIINRRSEEIQRQLSNLTSIAQESYSGIRVLKAYTQENVTNAFFDKESEYYKEKSLKLALVQALFFPLMLTLIGVSVIITIYIGGQQVINGYLTSGNIAEFVIYINMLTWPVTSIGWVASIIQRAEASQERINEFLKAEPEITSPNEDALTLKGAVKLDNVSFTYPDTGIKALQNISFQLKPGEKMALIGRTGSGKSTIAEILVRKYDVSEGQVLMDDVDVRALNLSALRAQIGYVPQDVFLFSDTIRDNIAFGKEEASMEEIRQAVERAVILKEIDELPEKFLTLVGERGVTLSGGQKQRISLARALIKDPQLLIFDDCLSAVDANTEHVIISNLNEYLNDKTAIIITHRIFSLMNFDKIVVLEHGRIVEEGTHESLMSAKGYYFDLYEKQRLEDKKMAV; this is encoded by the coding sequence ATGAAAAACCTTTTACATCTCAACAAGTACCTTTTTAAATACCGATGGCGACTGCTGCTCGGTATTTTGTTTGTGGCACTCTCCAATGTATTCGGAGTATTGCCACCGCAAGTCATTCGCCATGCTTTCAATTTGGTGAAAGAGAACATTGAATACTATCAGTTGTACAATGGCTTCGAATTGCAGTCTTCGTTTTACCGTGTATTCAGCAGTGCGGTGATATTTTTCGCTTTAGCAGTATTGTTATTGGCGGTGATGAAAGGCATTTTTATGTTTTTTATGCGTCAGACGATGATTGTGATGTCGAGGTTGATAGAATATGATTTCCGCAATGAAATCTATGAACACTACCAAAAACTGACCACTGCTTTCTACAAGCGTCACCGAACAGGAGATATGATGTCACGCATTACAGAAGATGTCAATCGGGTACGAATGTATTTGGGACCTGCCCTGATGTACAGTGTCAATTTGACGGTGTTGATTGTGATTGTTGTTGGAACGATGTTGCAGGTCAATGTAGAACTGACGCTCTACGCATTGATACCCTTACCGATTTTATCTATTTCGATTTATTATGTGAACAATATTATCAACCGAAGAAGTGAGGAGATTCAACGACAACTTTCTAATCTAACAAGCATTGCACAAGAATCTTATTCAGGTATTCGGGTATTGAAGGCATATACACAGGAGAATGTTACGAATGCCTTTTTTGACAAAGAGAGCGAATACTACAAAGAAAAATCATTGAAGTTGGCACTCGTGCAAGCCCTCTTTTTTCCTTTGATGCTGACGCTGATTGGAGTGAGTGTTATTATTACAATTTACATTGGAGGACAACAGGTTATCAATGGATATTTGACTTCTGGAAACATTGCAGAATTTGTGATTTACATCAATATGTTGACTTGGCCTGTTACTTCAATTGGTTGGGTAGCCTCCATCATACAACGTGCGGAGGCTTCACAAGAACGCATCAATGAATTTTTGAAAGCAGAGCCAGAAATTACTTCACCAAATGAGGATGCTTTGACATTGAAAGGTGCAGTGAAGTTGGACAATGTGAGTTTTACCTATCCCGATACTGGCATTAAAGCCCTGCAAAACATATCTTTTCAATTGAAGCCTGGAGAAAAAATGGCTTTGATTGGGCGTACAGGTTCGGGTAAAAGTACGATTGCAGAAATACTGGTGCGAAAATACGATGTGAGCGAAGGTCAAGTATTGATGGACGATGTGGATGTACGGGCGTTAAATTTGAGTGCTTTGCGGGCGCAAATTGGTTATGTGCCGCAAGATGTGTTCCTGTTTTCAGATACAATTCGGGACAACATTGCTTTCGGAAAAGAGGAGGCAAGTATGGAAGAAATTCGACAAGCAGTAGAACGTGCAGTCATTTTGAAGGAAATCGACGAGCTTCCCGAAAAATTTTTAACACTAGTTGGAGAGCGTGGAGTAACACTTTCGGGAGGACAAAAACAGCGCATTTCGTTGGCAAGAGCCTTGATCAAAGATCCACAATTGTTGATTTTTGATGATTGTTTGTCTGCCGTAGATGCCAACACAGAGCATGTTATTATCAGTAATCTAAATGAATATTTGAATGACAAGACAGCTATTATCATCACCCATCGCATTTTTTCTTTAATGAACTTCGACAAGATTGTAGTGTTGGAGCATGGACGCATTGTAGAAGAAGGCACACACGAGAGTTTGATGTCAGCTAAGGGCTATTATTTTGATTTGTATGAGAAACAAAGATTGGAAGATAAAAAAATGGCTGTATAA
- the pckA gene encoding phosphoenolpyruvate carboxykinase (ATP) — protein MKDVGIKNPDADLSKLGLKGNTLLWNLSPAALVEKTLVLGQGKLTDTGALLIETGEFTGRSPQDRYIVKDKTTENTIDWGTENLAIDTEYYDRLYKKIINYFNGLEEVYVRDAYACYNANYRTNIRVVTEYPWQNLFAYNMFLRPTEEEVKTIEPEWTVLAAPGCMADSKTDGTRQHNFAILNFTERKIIIGGTAYTGEIKKGIFSVLNCILPIRRGVLPMHCSANVGRRGDTALFFGLSGTGKTTLSADTERQLIGDDEHGWSESSVFNFEGGCYAKCVNLSKESEPQIYNAIRFGALLENLHFHEGTRTIDYEDISITENTRVSYPLYYIENTAYNLRVSIPKNVFFLTCDAFGVLPPISKLNPSQAMYHFLSGYTAKVAGTEEGITEPVATFSACFGSPFLPLHPTRYAEMLGRKLADSKTNVWLVNTGWTGGPYGVGHRMRLSDTRTMINAALNGKLNNVTFEEDPIFGLMVPTRCPDVPAYLLNPRNTWQDKTAYDEKANHLAQLFNKNFGKYAEKASVQIKAAAPKMLAKS, from the coding sequence ATGAAAGACGTAGGTATTAAAAATCCTGATGCAGATTTGTCAAAATTGGGATTAAAGGGTAACACATTGCTTTGGAATCTTTCTCCTGCCGCTTTGGTAGAAAAAACCCTTGTGTTGGGTCAAGGAAAACTCACCGATACAGGCGCACTACTGATTGAGACGGGAGAATTTACAGGACGTTCTCCTCAAGATAGGTACATCGTAAAAGATAAAACCACAGAGAATACCATTGACTGGGGAACGGAAAATCTTGCCATTGATACAGAATATTACGACCGACTCTACAAAAAAATAATCAACTACTTCAATGGATTGGAAGAAGTCTATGTGAGAGATGCATATGCTTGCTACAATGCCAACTACCGCACCAATATTCGAGTCGTGACTGAATACCCGTGGCAAAATTTATTTGCCTACAATATGTTTTTGCGACCAACAGAAGAGGAGGTAAAAACAATAGAACCAGAATGGACGGTTTTGGCTGCGCCGGGTTGTATGGCTGATTCAAAAACAGATGGTACTCGACAACACAATTTTGCAATACTAAACTTCACAGAACGCAAAATCATTATTGGCGGTACAGCCTATACAGGCGAAATCAAAAAAGGTATTTTTTCGGTATTGAACTGCATATTACCCATTCGACGAGGTGTATTGCCGATGCACTGTTCTGCAAATGTAGGACGCAGAGGAGATACTGCCCTGTTTTTTGGATTGTCGGGAACAGGCAAAACAACCTTGTCAGCAGATACTGAGCGTCAATTGATTGGAGATGACGAACACGGCTGGTCAGAAAGCAGTGTCTTCAATTTTGAAGGGGGATGTTATGCAAAATGTGTCAATCTTTCTAAAGAAAGTGAACCTCAAATCTACAATGCCATTCGCTTTGGAGCTTTGCTCGAAAACCTACATTTTCACGAAGGCACACGCACCATTGACTACGAAGATATCAGCATTACCGAAAACACTAGGGTAAGTTACCCATTGTATTATATCGAAAATACGGCTTACAACCTGCGAGTGTCGATTCCCAAAAATGTATTTTTCTTGACCTGCGATGCTTTTGGTGTATTGCCTCCAATCTCCAAGCTCAATCCTTCACAGGCAATGTACCATTTTTTGTCTGGTTATACTGCAAAAGTAGCTGGCACAGAAGAAGGAATTACAGAACCTGTAGCTACTTTTTCTGCTTGTTTCGGTTCGCCATTTTTACCCTTACACCCTACTCGCTATGCCGAAATGTTGGGTCGAAAATTGGCCGATTCCAAAACCAATGTTTGGTTGGTGAACACAGGATGGACGGGAGGCCCTTATGGAGTAGGGCATAGAATGAGGTTGAGTGATACCCGTACGATGATCAATGCGGCACTGAATGGTAAACTCAACAATGTGACCTTTGAAGAAGACCCAATTTTTGGATTGATGGTTCCTACTCGCTGCCCAGATGTCCCTGCTTATCTGCTCAACCCCCGCAATACTTGGCAAGACAAAACGGCTTACGATGAGAAAGCGAATCACTTGGCACAGCTTTTCAACAAGAACTTTGGGAAATATGCCGAAAAAGCAAGTGTCCAAATCAAAGCTGCTGCACCGAAAATGCTGGCAAAAAGCTAA
- the ruvA gene encoding Holliday junction branch migration protein RuvA — MIAYVKGMLVLKSATYVIIEAGGIGYHINISLNTYEQIPSSGICQLHTHFHVKEDVQMLYGFADTEEKELFVHLISVSGIGPTTAQIMLSSLKANEIQQAIVEDNEALIKSVKGIGIKTAKRLILELKDKLSKGFDPTLNLATSHNTYREEALKALLALGIAKPVAQKALNKLIKSKNPINSVESMIKEALKLL, encoded by the coding sequence ATGATTGCCTACGTCAAAGGAATGTTAGTCCTCAAAAGTGCCACTTACGTTATCATAGAAGCAGGTGGTATTGGCTACCACATCAATATCAGTCTGAATACCTACGAACAAATCCCAAGTAGTGGCATCTGTCAGTTACACACCCATTTCCACGTCAAAGAAGACGTACAAATGCTCTATGGCTTTGCAGATACAGAAGAAAAAGAGCTTTTTGTGCATCTCATCAGCGTTTCAGGCATTGGCCCTACGACTGCCCAAATCATGTTATCTTCACTCAAAGCCAACGAAATTCAGCAAGCTATCGTAGAAGATAATGAGGCATTGATAAAATCAGTGAAAGGTATTGGCATAAAAACTGCGAAGAGGTTAATTTTAGAACTAAAAGACAAACTCAGCAAAGGATTTGACCCGACCCTGAATTTGGCTACTTCGCACAATACATATAGGGAGGAAGCGTTAAAAGCACTGTTAGCTTTGGGGATTGCCAAACCAGTTGCACAAAAGGCACTTAATAAGCTGATAAAGAGCAAAAATCCCATCAATAGTGTCGAAAGCATGATCAAAGAAGCATTGAAACTCTTGTAG
- a CDS encoding MFS transporter: MKNRKAILLLFAANSISGCAQGISMIAIPWYFVDVLKQPALFSNIYLAVTIFSVFWGLYAGTLVDRLNRKHLFIGENAFGALWLGTVAAIGFNMGSVPTPLAGLVFSTTFLTYNIHYPTLYAFAQEITEKKDYGRITSWLEIQGQLTSAAAGGFGALLLNGIESGNMEWLGYAFSLPISFEAWSLPQVFLLDASTYALSFLLILPIRYTAISQRFQENVSLWKRLQTGIRFFRVYPIIFVFATVASFVFVTTMLVNYVLAPNFVKNYLLQSADVYAIGEVCFAVGAIVSAAFIAHLLQRSTKVMGAILTLFISALTFLFLVFNRSLIGYYLALLALGLANSGSRIMRVTYIFHHIPNQLIGRTSSVSHVANVMMRAFFIGLFGLPFFIEGVPYAFLLFAFCCFLAAGILIWHYRDLVDVEVEEEEWLQKK, translated from the coding sequence GTGAAAAACCGCAAAGCCATTCTTCTTTTATTTGCTGCCAACTCTATTTCAGGTTGCGCTCAAGGAATCAGCATGATTGCCATTCCCTGGTATTTTGTAGATGTGTTGAAACAACCCGCCTTGTTTTCAAATATCTATTTGGCCGTCACCATTTTTTCCGTCTTTTGGGGTTTGTATGCAGGAACACTTGTAGATAGGTTGAATCGAAAACACCTATTCATTGGCGAAAATGCCTTTGGTGCGCTGTGGTTAGGTACTGTCGCTGCAATTGGTTTCAATATGGGAAGTGTTCCTACTCCTTTAGCCGGATTGGTATTTTCCACCACTTTTTTGACCTACAACATTCACTACCCAACACTCTATGCCTTTGCCCAAGAGATTACCGAAAAGAAGGACTACGGACGTATCACTTCTTGGCTCGAAATTCAAGGGCAACTCACATCTGCCGCAGCTGGTGGTTTTGGCGCATTGCTGCTCAATGGCATCGAAAGCGGCAACATGGAATGGTTGGGATATGCGTTTTCGCTACCTATTTCATTTGAAGCGTGGAGTTTGCCACAGGTATTTTTGTTGGATGCTTCTACCTATGCTTTGTCTTTCCTTTTAATCCTCCCCATTCGATATACGGCCATTTCGCAGCGATTTCAAGAAAATGTCAGCCTATGGAAACGACTGCAAACGGGTATTCGGTTTTTTCGGGTTTATCCCATTATTTTTGTATTTGCAACGGTAGCCTCTTTTGTATTTGTGACGACTATGTTGGTCAACTATGTGTTGGCACCCAACTTCGTAAAAAATTATCTACTGCAATCGGCGGATGTATATGCCATTGGAGAAGTTTGTTTTGCAGTAGGTGCAATTGTTTCAGCAGCTTTTATTGCCCATCTTCTGCAACGCAGCACTAAGGTAATGGGAGCGATTTTGACCTTGTTTATTTCTGCCCTCACTTTTCTGTTTCTTGTCTTCAATAGGAGTTTGATTGGTTATTATCTCGCTCTTTTGGCATTGGGTTTGGCCAATTCAGGTTCGAGAATCATGCGTGTCACTTATATTTTTCACCACATACCCAATCAGTTGATTGGCCGCACTTCTTCGGTCAGTCATGTTGCCAATGTGATGATGCGGGCATTTTTTATCGGTCTTTTTGGTTTGCCTTTTTTCATTGAAGGAGTTCCCTACGCATTTTTGTTGTTCGCCTTTTGTTGTTTTTTAGCAGCAGGAATTTTGATTTGGCATTATAGAGATTTGGTGGACGTAGAAGTGGAGGAAGAAGAATGGTTGCAGAAAAAGTAA
- a CDS encoding phosphodiester glycosidase family protein, whose amino-acid sequence MRLQQALSKLEEYNLQTWSGLGQFLDKLRDEKTIPSAAFEGSFEAFKQHISKGIGFITFHYGVYGVTVEMSKYASAIKQIAPDAQLHFLAGEIPPDASTLFGEKSYQKEIPEMRGFGDWSLYHDFYQQKLVEGSEAYKDLFHRFWKETLSIFKKLGTYIEENNIQLLYTLNICSHPGNVSLTLATVLIAEYLHLPVICNNHEFYWEGGSRPHKSKPKGSRDHFFTNAHISDFFSLIERLFPWESRSWFNINVNRNQSKHLIEQNGHNPANVAEIGTAIDTQKFTVKTKREAINTQMQIETAFKRYGKRLALYSPDQVLSGNVFKISNPQPILIGASRNLKPNLSNNNIVLLQPTRILLRKRVELSFWLLQLMFQHPDFIPKFEDNPQLKITILVTGALPLAHAEYFEHIVYEFDNFLRSQPSTFRNRIFLGFLFSEIDKPRFRKHFEKPIDISDLYNMASLVMLPSENESRGLPIIEATACGVPIFCRRYDPEKAYAEVIGEHLSEQERLKVIEYDGGEISEALVKSVIDHIFFPQNYITEVEHNYNVIQKRYSIHALRKNLEDLLYKYYLQLQSNSGAMEIAIRLLDNYLQQTETVSETFKKIIDIRHRNYIAGYHRLSFMGMLESLTESSHFRKEEQLIRGKAMRFALKVIRETPLKEDLSVEQYHDFFNTVDSIFHYYNGNISTLHDHSFSFKHHNLQRYPYRQLTYQELTGLINAIFHELTEPIPAQRFEKTPHFFVDWRLSISQLTNSSKLAIDERDILFKKIQENVPIAYFPGGYIRYELEVFVLQSIRQRLGLEVEEELTEAILQKHASTLEPIYIFCVGRPIRRWLTAATFEKYLVNNEDEEMRLLVKYNICRVVKTEQWAVGVHFAQLGEDALQKLLYIKEKNGFIIANGEHAALMTDILDIDRFHIGKAIKSTSARMMGIEQYSGFVQFTPAGVRTTIGYPTPIQTAKDFYEIRKNRLYKELCRKIGASKVLAALRADAAEKGTPFEMILEGLKGEHLKRKKKVRSAIEINYRLGLYEDQMPYSMVLTQIDTTNWEFKVLAANEMTESLTNLIDDYDAEELHKVRFAVNGGYCIQPDVVSKLQLAQSYLYQPLGMVMSMGKVIAPPQHNRMALVVYENETIAFKRVNCSKGLVLQKEGSRLSFDAQMYNNPKAKMAYFDALYEGNEIATNGNTLVLMAGNHIAAIIPTTKQQQVAIHKGLGLVLSIPPALLPANWKQPNTVLDIDINGFEGVMAVLEAGPTLIEEGKRTFDLAAEDWQSDLLHLNEGIRTPKIALGLDKNGELIALCINGRVRESVGATYNELMNRLLEYDVVTAIGLNNDHCSLMGEGQWLNIPPQMEPLDGYDGVFHIQAPKVSNMIVGWKVK is encoded by the coding sequence ATGAGACTTCAACAAGCACTCAGTAAGTTAGAAGAATACAACCTACAAACATGGTCAGGTTTAGGGCAGTTTTTAGATAAATTGCGTGATGAAAAAACGATTCCTTCTGCGGCTTTTGAGGGTAGTTTTGAAGCCTTCAAACAGCATATTTCAAAAGGTATTGGCTTTATCACCTTTCATTATGGTGTGTATGGCGTAACGGTTGAAATGAGCAAATATGCAAGTGCAATCAAACAGATTGCGCCGGATGCACAATTGCACTTTTTGGCAGGAGAAATTCCACCCGATGCCAGCACTCTTTTTGGCGAGAAGAGTTACCAAAAGGAGATACCAGAAATGCGTGGATTTGGTGATTGGTCACTCTACCATGATTTTTATCAGCAAAAACTCGTTGAAGGCAGTGAAGCATACAAAGATCTTTTTCACCGATTTTGGAAAGAAACACTCTCTATCTTCAAAAAACTGGGAACTTATATTGAAGAAAACAACATCCAACTGCTTTATACTCTCAATATCTGCTCACATCCTGGCAATGTATCGCTTACCTTAGCAACTGTTCTGATTGCAGAATATTTGCATCTGCCTGTTATCTGCAATAACCACGAATTTTATTGGGAAGGAGGTAGCCGACCACACAAGAGCAAACCCAAAGGTTCGAGAGACCATTTTTTTACCAATGCCCACATCAGCGATTTTTTCAGTTTGATAGAACGATTGTTTCCTTGGGAATCACGTAGTTGGTTCAATATCAATGTCAATCGAAATCAGAGCAAACACCTTATTGAGCAGAACGGACACAATCCAGCCAATGTTGCCGAAATAGGAACTGCCATTGACACACAAAAATTTACGGTCAAGACCAAAAGAGAGGCCATCAATACACAAATGCAAATCGAAACCGCATTTAAGCGATACGGCAAACGGTTGGCTCTTTACTCACCTGATCAAGTGCTGAGCGGAAATGTATTCAAAATATCGAACCCACAGCCTATACTCATTGGAGCAAGTAGAAACCTGAAACCCAATCTTTCTAACAACAATATTGTCTTGCTACAGCCGACTCGAATACTGTTGCGTAAGCGGGTGGAATTGAGTTTTTGGTTGCTGCAATTGATGTTTCAGCATCCCGATTTTATTCCAAAGTTTGAAGACAATCCGCAGCTAAAAATCACTATTTTGGTGACAGGCGCATTGCCGCTTGCCCATGCCGAATATTTTGAACACATTGTCTATGAATTTGACAATTTTTTGCGCTCACAGCCTTCTACTTTCCGCAACCGCATTTTCTTAGGCTTTTTGTTTAGTGAAATAGACAAACCTCGTTTTCGCAAACATTTTGAGAAGCCAATCGACATTTCCGACCTCTACAATATGGCATCTTTGGTGATGCTTCCGAGTGAAAACGAAAGCCGTGGTTTGCCGATTATTGAAGCAACTGCTTGTGGAGTACCTATTTTTTGCCGACGCTATGATCCCGAAAAAGCCTATGCAGAGGTGATTGGTGAACATTTATCTGAGCAGGAAAGATTGAAGGTCATTGAATACGATGGCGGAGAAATTTCAGAAGCACTTGTTAAATCAGTCATTGACCACATCTTTTTTCCGCAAAACTACATTACAGAAGTAGAACACAATTACAACGTCATTCAAAAACGGTACAGCATTCATGCCTTACGAAAAAACTTGGAAGATCTGCTCTATAAATACTATTTGCAGCTTCAAAGCAACAGTGGGGCAATGGAGATAGCTATTCGTCTGCTCGACAACTATCTACAACAAACTGAAACGGTCTCGGAAACTTTCAAGAAAATAATAGATATACGCCACCGCAATTACATTGCAGGGTACCATCGACTTTCCTTTATGGGAATGTTGGAATCACTCACCGAATCCAGTCACTTTCGCAAAGAGGAGCAGCTTATTAGAGGAAAAGCCATGCGTTTTGCGCTAAAAGTAATACGGGAAACTCCTTTGAAAGAAGACCTGAGCGTAGAACAATATCATGATTTTTTCAATACAGTAGATAGTATATTTCACTATTACAATGGCAATATCTCTACGCTACACGACCACTCTTTTTCTTTCAAACACCACAACCTGCAACGGTATCCTTACCGACAACTGACCTATCAAGAACTGACGGGACTCATCAATGCAATTTTTCATGAATTGACAGAACCGATTCCTGCCCAAAGGTTTGAAAAAACTCCACACTTCTTTGTAGATTGGAGGTTATCTATTTCGCAGTTGACCAATAGCTCCAAATTGGCGATTGACGAACGGGACATTTTATTCAAAAAAATCCAAGAAAACGTTCCTATTGCGTACTTTCCTGGCGGCTATATAAGATATGAGTTGGAAGTATTTGTATTGCAGAGTATTCGACAACGCTTAGGTTTAGAAGTTGAAGAAGAACTTACCGAAGCCATACTGCAAAAACATGCTTCAACGCTCGAACCGATTTACATTTTTTGTGTAGGTCGCCCGATTCGACGATGGTTGACCGCTGCTACTTTTGAGAAATACTTGGTAAACAATGAGGATGAAGAAATGCGGCTTTTGGTGAAATACAACATTTGCCGAGTTGTGAAAACAGAGCAGTGGGCAGTCGGCGTTCATTTTGCTCAATTAGGAGAAGATGCACTTCAAAAGTTGCTGTATATCAAGGAAAAAAATGGGTTCATTATCGCCAATGGTGAACACGCCGCATTGATGACCGACATCTTAGATATAGACCGATTCCACATCGGCAAAGCTATTAAATCAACTTCTGCACGAATGATGGGCATTGAGCAATACAGCGGGTTTGTGCAGTTTACCCCCGCAGGAGTTCGTACAACAATTGGCTACCCTACTCCTATACAAACAGCCAAAGACTTCTACGAAATCCGCAAAAACCGTTTATACAAGGAACTCTGCCGCAAAATTGGTGCGTCAAAAGTATTGGCTGCATTGAGAGCGGATGCTGCTGAAAAAGGAACACCCTTTGAGATGATTTTGGAGGGATTGAAGGGGGAACATTTGAAGCGCAAGAAGAAGGTGAGATCAGCTATCGAAATCAATTATCGTTTGGGATTATATGAAGATCAAATGCCTTATTCAATGGTTTTGACCCAAATTGACACGACTAATTGGGAATTTAAAGTGCTGGCTGCAAATGAAATGACCGAAAGCCTTACTAATTTGATTGACGACTATGATGCCGAAGAATTGCACAAGGTTCGTTTTGCAGTGAATGGAGGATATTGTATTCAGCCTGATGTGGTTTCTAAATTACAACTCGCTCAAAGCTATCTGTATCAGCCTTTAGGCATGGTGATGTCTATGGGTAAAGTCATTGCACCTCCTCAGCACAACCGAATGGCATTGGTGGTGTATGAAAATGAAACGATTGCCTTCAAAAGGGTGAATTGTAGCAAAGGTTTGGTGCTGCAAAAGGAAGGTAGCCGTCTTTCTTTTGACGCACAGATGTACAACAATCCTAAGGCAAAAATGGCTTATTTTGATGCCTTGTATGAAGGGAATGAAATCGCTACGAATGGCAATACTTTGGTTTTGATGGCGGGTAATCACATTGCAGCGATTATTCCTACGACCAAACAACAGCAAGTTGCGATTCACAAAGGTTTGGGATTGGTTTTGTCTATTCCTCCTGCTCTCCTTCCTGCAAATTGGAAGCAACCTAATACGGTTTTGGATATAGATATCAATGGTTTTGAGGGAGTGATGGCAGTATTGGAGGCAGGACCTACACTTATTGAAGAAGGGAAAAGGACTTTTGATTTAGCCGCAGAAGACTGGCAGAGTGATTTATTACATCTAAATGAGGGGATTCGTACGCCAAAAATTGCCTTGGGATTGGACAAAAATGGTGAATTGATAGCACTGTGTATCAATGGACGAGTGCGAGAATCGGTGGGGGCGACTTATAATGAGTTGATGAATCGCTTGTTGGAATACGATGTGGTAACTGCTATAGGATTGAACAATGACCATTGTAGTTTGATGGGAGAGGGGCAATGGCTCAATATCCCACCTCAAATGGAGCCTTTGGATGGATACGATGGAGTTTTCCACATTCAAGCTCCTAAAGTGAGCAATATGATTGTGGGTTGGAAGGTGAAGTAA
- a CDS encoding DUF3276 family protein: protein MENRFNRDGVFSKKIRAGRRRTYFFDVRTTRSNDYYITITESKKRYDDDSYERHKLHLYKEDFNKFILGLQDTIDHVKTELMPEYDFDEYTRESDSYDSDYNNSYEKVEDSNEVTDDDVEEEEEVEEVELEDEEEDDDLKWD from the coding sequence GTGGAGAACAGATTTAATCGAGATGGAGTTTTTTCCAAAAAAATTCGTGCAGGAAGAAGGCGAACTTATTTTTTTGATGTTCGCACTACGAGGTCTAATGACTACTACATAACCATCACAGAAAGCAAAAAACGCTATGATGATGATAGTTATGAACGTCACAAGTTACATCTCTATAAGGAAGACTTCAACAAGTTTATCTTGGGACTGCAAGATACGATAGACCATGTGAAGACAGAGTTGATGCCTGAGTATGATTTTGACGAGTACACACGTGAATCAGATAGCTACGATTCTGACTACAACAACAGCTACGAAAAAGTAGAAGATAGCAACGAAGTGACTGACGATGATGTTGAGGAAGAAGAGGAGGTTGAAGAAGTAGAGCTCGAAGATGAGGAGGAAGATGATGACTTAAAGTGGGATTAA